A genomic segment from Candidatus Edwardsbacteria bacterium RifOxyA12_full_54_48 encodes:
- a CDS encoding sugar ABC transporter permease: protein MKRTGKLAPYIFAVLLLSLIALPFIWQVLTSLMSPGEIASGRSWPKTIYFKNYLEVFSGRYSFLRYIANSFIISGTTALLSIAIGCLAAYALARMRLRHKNIFLLAILSAAMLPQIAAISPLFLLLRRAGLLNTYWGLIIPYTGFNLPLAVWMLYNFFRQLPPEMEEAAALDGAGFMETIRYVLLPLAAPGVFTAAILVFIFCWNEFLLALTLNTRESMRTVTVGIAMFPGLHEVPWGAIFAAATVITLPLVILVLVLQKRIVSGLMAGAIKS, encoded by the coding sequence ATGAAAAGGACCGGCAAATTGGCGCCATATATATTTGCTGTCTTGCTTTTGTCCCTGATCGCACTGCCCTTCATCTGGCAGGTGCTGACCTCCCTGATGTCTCCGGGCGAGATCGCCTCCGGCCGCAGCTGGCCTAAAACCATTTATTTCAAAAATTACCTGGAGGTGTTCTCGGGACGGTATTCTTTTCTGCGATACATCGCCAACAGCTTCATTATTTCCGGGACCACCGCCCTGTTGTCCATCGCTATCGGATGCCTGGCCGCCTACGCCCTGGCCCGGATGCGGCTGAGACACAAAAACATCTTCCTGCTGGCCATATTATCGGCGGCCATGCTGCCCCAGATAGCCGCCATCAGTCCTCTTTTCCTGCTCTTGCGCCGGGCCGGACTGTTGAACACCTACTGGGGGCTGATAATCCCCTATACCGGATTCAACCTGCCCCTGGCGGTCTGGATGCTGTACAACTTCTTCCGGCAGTTGCCGCCCGAGATGGAAGAGGCGGCCGCCCTCGACGGGGCGGGCTTTATGGAGACCATCCGTTATGTGCTCCTTCCTCTGGCCGCCCCCGGCGTATTCACCGCCGCCATCCTGGTGTTCATCTTCTGCTGGAACGAGTTTTTGCTGGCCCTGACCCTCAACACCCGGGAAAGCATGAGGACCGTAACGGTGGGGATCGCCATGTTCCCCGGCCTGCATGAAGTGCCATGGGGCGCGATATTTGCCGCCGCCACGGTGATAACCCTGCCGTTGGTGATACTGGTGCTGGTGCTGCAAAAAAGGATCGTCTCCGGCCTGATGGCCGGAGCCATAAAAAGCTGA
- a CDS encoding glycosyl transferase family 1 — translation MALAKLDDYRQVVGDPEIEEMRAIARQLKGARMKHINSTSVGGGVAEILHRMVPLLNEMGILARWEVIKGGDDFFNITKAFHNALHGKPENITPEMFRVFADYNRKNAEEMDFSQDDFVFIHDPQSICLIEKRNQSKAHWVWRCHIDISTPQPDLWQFLKNYVERYEGAVISSPSFSQRLSVPQFLIPPSIDPLADKNRELDPRYIESVFEKYHIDRQRPIVTQISRFDRLKDPVGLIKAFKMAHKKLDCQLVLAGGGATDDPEGLLVLEEVKAEAEGSPDIHILHLAPGADLEINALVRGSSIIVQNSIKEGFGLTVSEALWKGKAIISRPVGGITQQVLHDVTGLLVHSTEGLAYSIRYLLANPDWARALGKAGKEFVRGNFLITRHLRRYMLVMLSTRFSGQKEIYL, via the coding sequence ATGGCTTTAGCCAAACTGGATGATTACCGCCAGGTGGTGGGCGATCCCGAGATCGAGGAGATGCGCGCCATTGCCCGCCAATTGAAGGGCGCCCGGATGAAACATATCAACTCCACCTCGGTGGGCGGCGGAGTGGCGGAGATCCTGCACCGGATGGTGCCGCTGCTCAATGAGATGGGAATACTTGCCAGGTGGGAGGTGATCAAGGGAGGCGACGATTTTTTCAATATCACCAAGGCTTTTCATAATGCCCTCCACGGTAAACCGGAAAACATAACACCGGAGATGTTCCGGGTCTTTGCGGATTACAACCGTAAAAATGCCGAGGAGATGGATTTTTCGCAGGATGATTTTGTGTTCATTCACGATCCCCAGTCCATCTGCCTGATAGAGAAAAGGAACCAATCCAAGGCCCATTGGGTGTGGCGGTGCCATATCGATATTTCCACCCCCCAGCCCGACCTGTGGCAGTTCCTTAAAAATTACGTAGAGCGTTACGAAGGAGCGGTCATCTCGTCTCCCAGTTTTTCCCAGAGGTTGTCGGTCCCCCAGTTCCTGATCCCGCCTTCCATCGATCCGCTGGCCGACAAGAACAGGGAGCTGGATCCCCGGTACATCGAATCGGTTTTCGAAAAATACCACATTGACCGCCAGCGGCCGATCGTCACCCAGATCTCCAGGTTCGACCGCCTGAAGGACCCGGTGGGGCTGATCAAAGCCTTTAAGATGGCCCACAAAAAACTGGACTGCCAGCTGGTGCTGGCCGGGGGCGGGGCCACCGACGATCCCGAGGGCCTGCTGGTGCTGGAGGAGGTAAAAGCCGAGGCCGAAGGCAGCCCGGATATCCATATTCTCCATCTGGCGCCGGGGGCCGACCTGGAGATCAACGCCCTGGTAAGGGGCTCTTCCATCATCGTTCAGAATTCCATCAAGGAGGGCTTCGGCCTGACAGTCTCCGAGGCCCTGTGGAAGGGTAAGGCCATCATCAGCCGGCCGGTGGGCGGCATCACCCAGCAGGTGCTGCACGATGTCACCGGTCTGCTGGTTCACTCCACCGAGGGGCTGGCCTATTCCATCCGCTATCTGCTGGCCAATCCCGACTGGGCTAGGGCCCTGGGCAAGGCCGGCAAGGAGTTCGTCCGGGGCAATTTCCTGATCACCCGCCATCTGCGCCGATATATGCTGGTGATGCTTTCCACCAGGTTCTCCGGGCAAAAGGAGATATACCTATGA